Proteins encoded by one window of Papio anubis isolate 15944 chromosome 7, Panubis1.0, whole genome shotgun sequence:
- the LOC116275903 gene encoding formin-like protein 16: MDHAARRGWVHSDTRSRVHTDRPRPDPRLEATLRGPPLPARARPQPGFPPQSRSERGPPAPPRGWPRKMPVPNASPQSPSAATPRALFLLPGPGHTKGFGTLRTLRVLHASTDASLPPPEAGAASVARHPSVALTTAGAVRVKKLQVLRRAERNPWSREHEELVSVSDLYLRPLRLPSKDAK, encoded by the exons ATGGATCACGCAGCTCGAAGGGGCTGGGTGCACAGTGACACCA GGTCCCGGGTCCACACAGACAGGCCACGCCCCGACCCCAGATTGGAAGCCACACTCCGGGGACCGCCGCTCCCAGCCCGCGCTCGGCCCCAGCCCGGGTTTCCGCCTCAGAGTCGCAGCGAGCGGGGTCCTCCAGCACCGCCCAGAGGCTGGCCGAGGAAGATGCCAGTTCCTAACGCGAGCCCGCAATCACCGTCTGCAGCAACCCCCAGAGCCCTGTTCCTCCTTCCGGGTCCCGGCCACACCAAGGGCTTCGGAACGCTGAGAACTCTGCGGGTCCTGCACGCCAGTACTGACGCGTCCCTTCCGCCGCCGGAAGCCGGCGCCGCGTCCGTCGCCAGGCATCCCTCTGTTGCCTTGACTACGGCGGGCGCTGTAAGAGTGAAGAAGCTGCAAGTGCTGAGGCGAGCTGAAAGAAACCCTTGGAGCCGAGAGCATGAGGAACTGGTGTCTGTGTCAGATTTGTACCTGCGG CCCCTGAGACTCCCAAGCAAGGATGCAAAGTAA